In a genomic window of Syngnathus typhle isolate RoL2023-S1 ecotype Sweden linkage group LG4, RoL_Styp_1.0, whole genome shotgun sequence:
- the zgc:123258 gene encoding signal peptide peptidase-like 2A isoform X3 has product MHKVAVFVIFSVTLLTSQVKCQEAILHISNGATQQEFCILYNQSWTPLPESLNAAIPYSLVNMTSTVLCDSSGVSPEVVKGKALVVMRGDCPFSQKAVVAQALGATTLLIASNTTLVSPTANGSEYLKVQIPLALMRYRDLREAQRVFGDSMQARLFAPRSSKIDASIGVMLLISIATVALGGYWSGASERERFSSGEGGANGEGKADSGDLPLYSPLKVFILVGLMCGMLILMYYFYNILVYVIIAIFCVASSTALFSCIDALLEKLGCAHGRFTILNTTFSVRSLILASMCISISVVWGVYRNEDRWIWILQDLLGVVFCLNFIRTISLSSFKICVILLTLLLVYDVFFVFITPFFTKDGVSIMVQVALGPGASGEKTQGNIVEVPAEPQTPSETLPVVMRVPRFSAWAQNLCHMQFSVLGYGDIIVPGLLVAYCSRFDVWINSTRKVYFLSSCIAYLLGMLTTFTVMLLSGMGQPALLYLVPFTLITSATVAGCKGQMKQFWAGTSYEQVLESSQEPLLPGCLVSMC; this is encoded by the exons ATGCATAAAGTCGCCGTATTTGTTATCTTTTCAGTTACCCTTCTCACGTCGCAG GTAAAGTGCCAAGAGGCCATCCTGCATATTTCAAATGGAGCGACACAACAGGAATTCTGCATCCTTTACAATCAGTCATGGACCCCCTTGCCCGAAAGCCTTAATGCTGCT ATACCGTATTCGCTTGTGAACATGACATCCACGGTGCTGTGTGATTCCTCGGGAGTCAGTCCAGAGGTGGTAAAGGGGAAAGCCTTGGTGGTGATGAGGGGGGACTGTCCTTTCAGCCAGAAGGCTGTGGTTGCCCAGGCCCTCGGTGCTACGACATTGCTCATCGCAAGCAACACAACTCTG GTCTCTCCAACAGCTAATGGCTCAGAGTACCTAAAGGTCCAAATTCCCTTGGCCCTCATGAGATACAGGGACTTAAGAGAAGCACAACGG GTTTTCGGCGATAGCATGCAGGCTAGGCTTTTTGCGCCACGCTCCTCGAAGATCGACGCCAGCATTGGCGTCATGCTTCTGATCTCCATCGCCACCGTTGCCTTAGGCGGCTACTGGAGCGGAGCCTCTGAGAG AGAGCGTTTCAGTTCGGGTGAGGGAGGAGCAAATGGAGAGGGCAAAGCAGATAGCGGAGACCTTCCCCTCTACTCCCCTCTGAAAGTGTTTATCTTGGTCGGCCTCATGTGCGGCATGCTGATCCTCATGTATTACTTCTACAATATTCTAG TTTACGTCATCATCGCCATATTCTGCGTTGCGTCTTCCACTGCGCTGTTCAGTTGCATTGATGCGCTGCTGGAGAAATTGGGCTGCGCCCATGGGAG ATTCACCATTCTGAATACCACCTTTTCAGTGAGGTCTCTTATTTTGGCCAGCATGTGCATAAGCATCTCTGTGGTCTGGGGTGTCTACAGAAATGAAGACAG GTGGATCTGGATCTTGCAGGATCTCCTGGGTGTTGTTTTCTGCCTCAACTTCATAAGGACCATCTCGCTGTCCAGTTTTAAG ATCTGCGTGATTCTCCTGACCCTTCTGCTTGTTTACGATGTCTTCTTTGTTTTCATCACGCCATTCTTCACCAAG GATGGCGTGAGCATTATGGTGCAGGTGGCTTTGGGTCCGGGCGCATCAGGAGAGAAG ACACAAGGTAACATTGTGGAGGTGCCGGCCGAGCCCCAGACTCCCTCTGAGACA CTTCCAGTCGTGATGCGTGTCCCGCGGTTCTCAGCCTGGGCTCAGAACTTATGTCATATGCAGTTCTCCGTTCTGGGTTATGGAGATATCATTGTGCCGG GTCTTTTGGTGGCTTATTGCAGCAGGTTTGACGTTTGGATCAACAGCACCAGGAAGGTCTACTTCCTCAGCTCTTGTATAG CCTATCTTCTGGGGATGTTAACAACATTCACTGTGATGCTGCTGTCAGGGATGGGCCAGCCGGCCCTGCTCTACCTTGTGCCCTTCACCCTGATAACCTCTGCGACGGTGGCGGGCTGCAAAGGACAAATGAAGCAATTCTGGGCCGGGACGTCCTATGAG CAGGTGTTGGAATCCTCACAGGAACCTTTGTTGCCAG gatgcttggtctccatgtgttga
- the zgc:123258 gene encoding signal peptide peptidase-like 2A isoform X5, translating into MHKVAVFVIFSVTLLTSQVKCQEAILHISNGATQQEFCILYNQSWTPLPESLNAAIPYSLVNMTSTVLCDSSGVSPEVVKGKALVVMRGDCPFSQKAVVAQALGATTLLIASNTTLVSPTANGSEYLKVQIPLALMRYRDLREAQRVFGDSMQARLFAPRSSKIDASIGVMLLISIATVALGGYWSGASERERFSSGEGGANGEGKADSGDLPLYSPLKVFILVGLMCGMLILMYYFYNILVYVIIAIFCVASSTALFSCIDALLEKLGCAHGRFTILNTTFSVRSLILASMCISISVVWGVYRNEDRWIWILQDLLGVVFCLNFIRTISLSSFKICVILLTLLLVYDVFFVFITPFFTKDGVSIMVQVALGPGASGEKLPVVMRVPRFSAWAQNLCHMQFSVLGYGDIIVPGLLVAYCSRFDVWINSTRKVYFLSSCIAYLLGMLTTFTVMLLSGMGQPALLYLVPFTLITSATVAGCKGQMKQFWAGTSYEQVLESSQEPLLPEARTDNPIEAEPC; encoded by the exons ATGCATAAAGTCGCCGTATTTGTTATCTTTTCAGTTACCCTTCTCACGTCGCAG GTAAAGTGCCAAGAGGCCATCCTGCATATTTCAAATGGAGCGACACAACAGGAATTCTGCATCCTTTACAATCAGTCATGGACCCCCTTGCCCGAAAGCCTTAATGCTGCT ATACCGTATTCGCTTGTGAACATGACATCCACGGTGCTGTGTGATTCCTCGGGAGTCAGTCCAGAGGTGGTAAAGGGGAAAGCCTTGGTGGTGATGAGGGGGGACTGTCCTTTCAGCCAGAAGGCTGTGGTTGCCCAGGCCCTCGGTGCTACGACATTGCTCATCGCAAGCAACACAACTCTG GTCTCTCCAACAGCTAATGGCTCAGAGTACCTAAAGGTCCAAATTCCCTTGGCCCTCATGAGATACAGGGACTTAAGAGAAGCACAACGG GTTTTCGGCGATAGCATGCAGGCTAGGCTTTTTGCGCCACGCTCCTCGAAGATCGACGCCAGCATTGGCGTCATGCTTCTGATCTCCATCGCCACCGTTGCCTTAGGCGGCTACTGGAGCGGAGCCTCTGAGAG AGAGCGTTTCAGTTCGGGTGAGGGAGGAGCAAATGGAGAGGGCAAAGCAGATAGCGGAGACCTTCCCCTCTACTCCCCTCTGAAAGTGTTTATCTTGGTCGGCCTCATGTGCGGCATGCTGATCCTCATGTATTACTTCTACAATATTCTAG TTTACGTCATCATCGCCATATTCTGCGTTGCGTCTTCCACTGCGCTGTTCAGTTGCATTGATGCGCTGCTGGAGAAATTGGGCTGCGCCCATGGGAG ATTCACCATTCTGAATACCACCTTTTCAGTGAGGTCTCTTATTTTGGCCAGCATGTGCATAAGCATCTCTGTGGTCTGGGGTGTCTACAGAAATGAAGACAG GTGGATCTGGATCTTGCAGGATCTCCTGGGTGTTGTTTTCTGCCTCAACTTCATAAGGACCATCTCGCTGTCCAGTTTTAAG ATCTGCGTGATTCTCCTGACCCTTCTGCTTGTTTACGATGTCTTCTTTGTTTTCATCACGCCATTCTTCACCAAG GATGGCGTGAGCATTATGGTGCAGGTGGCTTTGGGTCCGGGCGCATCAGGAGAGAAG CTTCCAGTCGTGATGCGTGTCCCGCGGTTCTCAGCCTGGGCTCAGAACTTATGTCATATGCAGTTCTCCGTTCTGGGTTATGGAGATATCATTGTGCCGG GTCTTTTGGTGGCTTATTGCAGCAGGTTTGACGTTTGGATCAACAGCACCAGGAAGGTCTACTTCCTCAGCTCTTGTATAG CCTATCTTCTGGGGATGTTAACAACATTCACTGTGATGCTGCTGTCAGGGATGGGCCAGCCGGCCCTGCTCTACCTTGTGCCCTTCACCCTGATAACCTCTGCGACGGTGGCGGGCTGCAAAGGACAAATGAAGCAATTCTGGGCCGGGACGTCCTATGAG CAGGTGTTGGAATCCTCACAGGAACCTTTGTTGCCAG AGGCAAGAACTGACAACCCCATAGAAGCAGAACCATGCTGA
- the zgc:123258 gene encoding signal peptide peptidase-like 2A isoform X2, protein MHKVAVFVIFSVTLLTSQVKCQEAILHISNGATQQEFCILYNQSWTPLPESLNAAIPYSLVNMTSTVLCDSSGVSPEVVKGKALVVMRGDCPFSQKAVVAQALGATTLLIASNTTLVSPTANGSEYLKVQIPLALMRYRDLREAQRVFGDSMQARLFAPRSSKIDASIGVMLLISIATVALGGYWSGASERERFSSGEGGANGEGKADSGDLPLYSPLKVFILVGLMCGMLILMYYFYNILVYVIIAIFCVASSTALFSCIDALLEKLGCAHGRFTILNTTFSVRSLILASMCISISVVWGVYRNEDRWIWILQDLLGVVFCLNFIRTISLSSFKICVILLTLLLVYDVFFVFITPFFTKDGVSIMVQVALGPGASGEKTQGNIVEVPAEPQTPSETLPVVMRVPRFSAWAQNLCHMQFSVLGYGDIIVPGLLVAYCSRFDVWINSTRKVYFLSSCIAYLLGMLTTFTVMLLSGMGQPALLYLVPFTLITSATVAGCKGQMKQFWAGTSYEVLESSQEPLLPEARTDNPIEAEPC, encoded by the exons ATGCATAAAGTCGCCGTATTTGTTATCTTTTCAGTTACCCTTCTCACGTCGCAG GTAAAGTGCCAAGAGGCCATCCTGCATATTTCAAATGGAGCGACACAACAGGAATTCTGCATCCTTTACAATCAGTCATGGACCCCCTTGCCCGAAAGCCTTAATGCTGCT ATACCGTATTCGCTTGTGAACATGACATCCACGGTGCTGTGTGATTCCTCGGGAGTCAGTCCAGAGGTGGTAAAGGGGAAAGCCTTGGTGGTGATGAGGGGGGACTGTCCTTTCAGCCAGAAGGCTGTGGTTGCCCAGGCCCTCGGTGCTACGACATTGCTCATCGCAAGCAACACAACTCTG GTCTCTCCAACAGCTAATGGCTCAGAGTACCTAAAGGTCCAAATTCCCTTGGCCCTCATGAGATACAGGGACTTAAGAGAAGCACAACGG GTTTTCGGCGATAGCATGCAGGCTAGGCTTTTTGCGCCACGCTCCTCGAAGATCGACGCCAGCATTGGCGTCATGCTTCTGATCTCCATCGCCACCGTTGCCTTAGGCGGCTACTGGAGCGGAGCCTCTGAGAG AGAGCGTTTCAGTTCGGGTGAGGGAGGAGCAAATGGAGAGGGCAAAGCAGATAGCGGAGACCTTCCCCTCTACTCCCCTCTGAAAGTGTTTATCTTGGTCGGCCTCATGTGCGGCATGCTGATCCTCATGTATTACTTCTACAATATTCTAG TTTACGTCATCATCGCCATATTCTGCGTTGCGTCTTCCACTGCGCTGTTCAGTTGCATTGATGCGCTGCTGGAGAAATTGGGCTGCGCCCATGGGAG ATTCACCATTCTGAATACCACCTTTTCAGTGAGGTCTCTTATTTTGGCCAGCATGTGCATAAGCATCTCTGTGGTCTGGGGTGTCTACAGAAATGAAGACAG GTGGATCTGGATCTTGCAGGATCTCCTGGGTGTTGTTTTCTGCCTCAACTTCATAAGGACCATCTCGCTGTCCAGTTTTAAG ATCTGCGTGATTCTCCTGACCCTTCTGCTTGTTTACGATGTCTTCTTTGTTTTCATCACGCCATTCTTCACCAAG GATGGCGTGAGCATTATGGTGCAGGTGGCTTTGGGTCCGGGCGCATCAGGAGAGAAG ACACAAGGTAACATTGTGGAGGTGCCGGCCGAGCCCCAGACTCCCTCTGAGACA CTTCCAGTCGTGATGCGTGTCCCGCGGTTCTCAGCCTGGGCTCAGAACTTATGTCATATGCAGTTCTCCGTTCTGGGTTATGGAGATATCATTGTGCCGG GTCTTTTGGTGGCTTATTGCAGCAGGTTTGACGTTTGGATCAACAGCACCAGGAAGGTCTACTTCCTCAGCTCTTGTATAG CCTATCTTCTGGGGATGTTAACAACATTCACTGTGATGCTGCTGTCAGGGATGGGCCAGCCGGCCCTGCTCTACCTTGTGCCCTTCACCCTGATAACCTCTGCGACGGTGGCGGGCTGCAAAGGACAAATGAAGCAATTCTGGGCCGGGACGTCCTATGAG GTGTTGGAATCCTCACAGGAACCTTTGTTGCCAG AGGCAAGAACTGACAACCCCATAGAAGCAGAACCATGCTGA
- the zgc:123258 gene encoding signal peptide peptidase-like 2A isoform X4 — protein sequence MHKVAVFVIFSVTLLTSQVKCQEAILHISNGATQQEFCILYNQSWTPLPESLNAAIPYSLVNMTSTVLCDSSGVSPEVVKGKALVVMRGDCPFSQKAVVAQALGATTLLIASNTTLVSPTANGSEYLKVQIPLALMRYRDLREAQRVFGDSMQARLFAPRSSKIDASIGVMLLISIATVALGGYWSGASERERFSSGEGGANGEGKADSGDLPLYSPLKVFILVGLMCGMLILMYYFYNILVYVIIAIFCVASSTALFSCIDALLEKLGCAHGRFTILNTTFSVRSLILASMCISISVVWGVYRNEDRWIWILQDLLGVVFCLNFIRTISLSSFKICVILLTLLLVYDVFFVFITPFFTKDGVSIMVQVALGPGASGEKTQGNIVEVPAEPQTPSETLPVVMRVPRFSAWAQNLCHMQFSVLGYGDIIVPGLLVAYCSRFDVWINSTRKVYFLSSCIAYLLGMLTTFTVMLLSGMGQPALLYLVPFTLITSATVAGCKGQMKQFWAGTSYEVLESSQEPLLPGCLVSMC from the exons ATGCATAAAGTCGCCGTATTTGTTATCTTTTCAGTTACCCTTCTCACGTCGCAG GTAAAGTGCCAAGAGGCCATCCTGCATATTTCAAATGGAGCGACACAACAGGAATTCTGCATCCTTTACAATCAGTCATGGACCCCCTTGCCCGAAAGCCTTAATGCTGCT ATACCGTATTCGCTTGTGAACATGACATCCACGGTGCTGTGTGATTCCTCGGGAGTCAGTCCAGAGGTGGTAAAGGGGAAAGCCTTGGTGGTGATGAGGGGGGACTGTCCTTTCAGCCAGAAGGCTGTGGTTGCCCAGGCCCTCGGTGCTACGACATTGCTCATCGCAAGCAACACAACTCTG GTCTCTCCAACAGCTAATGGCTCAGAGTACCTAAAGGTCCAAATTCCCTTGGCCCTCATGAGATACAGGGACTTAAGAGAAGCACAACGG GTTTTCGGCGATAGCATGCAGGCTAGGCTTTTTGCGCCACGCTCCTCGAAGATCGACGCCAGCATTGGCGTCATGCTTCTGATCTCCATCGCCACCGTTGCCTTAGGCGGCTACTGGAGCGGAGCCTCTGAGAG AGAGCGTTTCAGTTCGGGTGAGGGAGGAGCAAATGGAGAGGGCAAAGCAGATAGCGGAGACCTTCCCCTCTACTCCCCTCTGAAAGTGTTTATCTTGGTCGGCCTCATGTGCGGCATGCTGATCCTCATGTATTACTTCTACAATATTCTAG TTTACGTCATCATCGCCATATTCTGCGTTGCGTCTTCCACTGCGCTGTTCAGTTGCATTGATGCGCTGCTGGAGAAATTGGGCTGCGCCCATGGGAG ATTCACCATTCTGAATACCACCTTTTCAGTGAGGTCTCTTATTTTGGCCAGCATGTGCATAAGCATCTCTGTGGTCTGGGGTGTCTACAGAAATGAAGACAG GTGGATCTGGATCTTGCAGGATCTCCTGGGTGTTGTTTTCTGCCTCAACTTCATAAGGACCATCTCGCTGTCCAGTTTTAAG ATCTGCGTGATTCTCCTGACCCTTCTGCTTGTTTACGATGTCTTCTTTGTTTTCATCACGCCATTCTTCACCAAG GATGGCGTGAGCATTATGGTGCAGGTGGCTTTGGGTCCGGGCGCATCAGGAGAGAAG ACACAAGGTAACATTGTGGAGGTGCCGGCCGAGCCCCAGACTCCCTCTGAGACA CTTCCAGTCGTGATGCGTGTCCCGCGGTTCTCAGCCTGGGCTCAGAACTTATGTCATATGCAGTTCTCCGTTCTGGGTTATGGAGATATCATTGTGCCGG GTCTTTTGGTGGCTTATTGCAGCAGGTTTGACGTTTGGATCAACAGCACCAGGAAGGTCTACTTCCTCAGCTCTTGTATAG CCTATCTTCTGGGGATGTTAACAACATTCACTGTGATGCTGCTGTCAGGGATGGGCCAGCCGGCCCTGCTCTACCTTGTGCCCTTCACCCTGATAACCTCTGCGACGGTGGCGGGCTGCAAAGGACAAATGAAGCAATTCTGGGCCGGGACGTCCTATGAG GTGTTGGAATCCTCACAGGAACCTTTGTTGCCAG gatgcttggtctccatgtgttga
- the zgc:123258 gene encoding signal peptide peptidase-like 2A isoform X1 → MHKVAVFVIFSVTLLTSQVKCQEAILHISNGATQQEFCILYNQSWTPLPESLNAAIPYSLVNMTSTVLCDSSGVSPEVVKGKALVVMRGDCPFSQKAVVAQALGATTLLIASNTTLVSPTANGSEYLKVQIPLALMRYRDLREAQRVFGDSMQARLFAPRSSKIDASIGVMLLISIATVALGGYWSGASERERFSSGEGGANGEGKADSGDLPLYSPLKVFILVGLMCGMLILMYYFYNILVYVIIAIFCVASSTALFSCIDALLEKLGCAHGRFTILNTTFSVRSLILASMCISISVVWGVYRNEDRWIWILQDLLGVVFCLNFIRTISLSSFKICVILLTLLLVYDVFFVFITPFFTKDGVSIMVQVALGPGASGEKTQGNIVEVPAEPQTPSETLPVVMRVPRFSAWAQNLCHMQFSVLGYGDIIVPGLLVAYCSRFDVWINSTRKVYFLSSCIAYLLGMLTTFTVMLLSGMGQPALLYLVPFTLITSATVAGCKGQMKQFWAGTSYEQVLESSQEPLLPEARTDNPIEAEPC, encoded by the exons ATGCATAAAGTCGCCGTATTTGTTATCTTTTCAGTTACCCTTCTCACGTCGCAG GTAAAGTGCCAAGAGGCCATCCTGCATATTTCAAATGGAGCGACACAACAGGAATTCTGCATCCTTTACAATCAGTCATGGACCCCCTTGCCCGAAAGCCTTAATGCTGCT ATACCGTATTCGCTTGTGAACATGACATCCACGGTGCTGTGTGATTCCTCGGGAGTCAGTCCAGAGGTGGTAAAGGGGAAAGCCTTGGTGGTGATGAGGGGGGACTGTCCTTTCAGCCAGAAGGCTGTGGTTGCCCAGGCCCTCGGTGCTACGACATTGCTCATCGCAAGCAACACAACTCTG GTCTCTCCAACAGCTAATGGCTCAGAGTACCTAAAGGTCCAAATTCCCTTGGCCCTCATGAGATACAGGGACTTAAGAGAAGCACAACGG GTTTTCGGCGATAGCATGCAGGCTAGGCTTTTTGCGCCACGCTCCTCGAAGATCGACGCCAGCATTGGCGTCATGCTTCTGATCTCCATCGCCACCGTTGCCTTAGGCGGCTACTGGAGCGGAGCCTCTGAGAG AGAGCGTTTCAGTTCGGGTGAGGGAGGAGCAAATGGAGAGGGCAAAGCAGATAGCGGAGACCTTCCCCTCTACTCCCCTCTGAAAGTGTTTATCTTGGTCGGCCTCATGTGCGGCATGCTGATCCTCATGTATTACTTCTACAATATTCTAG TTTACGTCATCATCGCCATATTCTGCGTTGCGTCTTCCACTGCGCTGTTCAGTTGCATTGATGCGCTGCTGGAGAAATTGGGCTGCGCCCATGGGAG ATTCACCATTCTGAATACCACCTTTTCAGTGAGGTCTCTTATTTTGGCCAGCATGTGCATAAGCATCTCTGTGGTCTGGGGTGTCTACAGAAATGAAGACAG GTGGATCTGGATCTTGCAGGATCTCCTGGGTGTTGTTTTCTGCCTCAACTTCATAAGGACCATCTCGCTGTCCAGTTTTAAG ATCTGCGTGATTCTCCTGACCCTTCTGCTTGTTTACGATGTCTTCTTTGTTTTCATCACGCCATTCTTCACCAAG GATGGCGTGAGCATTATGGTGCAGGTGGCTTTGGGTCCGGGCGCATCAGGAGAGAAG ACACAAGGTAACATTGTGGAGGTGCCGGCCGAGCCCCAGACTCCCTCTGAGACA CTTCCAGTCGTGATGCGTGTCCCGCGGTTCTCAGCCTGGGCTCAGAACTTATGTCATATGCAGTTCTCCGTTCTGGGTTATGGAGATATCATTGTGCCGG GTCTTTTGGTGGCTTATTGCAGCAGGTTTGACGTTTGGATCAACAGCACCAGGAAGGTCTACTTCCTCAGCTCTTGTATAG CCTATCTTCTGGGGATGTTAACAACATTCACTGTGATGCTGCTGTCAGGGATGGGCCAGCCGGCCCTGCTCTACCTTGTGCCCTTCACCCTGATAACCTCTGCGACGGTGGCGGGCTGCAAAGGACAAATGAAGCAATTCTGGGCCGGGACGTCCTATGAG CAGGTGTTGGAATCCTCACAGGAACCTTTGTTGCCAG AGGCAAGAACTGACAACCCCATAGAAGCAGAACCATGCTGA